The genomic window ACCAATCAGGAATTTAATACTGATTACTGAATTAATTAAAAACGAATGATTAAATTGGTCAGATATTAAAATCATACAGATTACAAAACGATTTTGCTTTAGATTAATCTTATAATTTTAAAAAATATTATAGGAATTATATAACTAATAAAGTGACCGTTATTGCACCTTTGATGATTAAAGATTCCTGACATTTATGAGTCCAAAACTACTTCTACTTGCAAAAAAAGCACTTCGTATTTTACTTTGGTGTACAGTTGCGATTGTTGGTTTTTTGCTCCTGCTCATCGTTCTGATTCAAGTTCCCGCTGTTCAAAATTTTGCTAAAGACAAGGCGATAACTTACCTCAACAACAAAATTAAAACCAAAACTACGTTAGACCGAATTGCGATAAGTTTTCCCAAAAACATTGTGCTGGAAGGTTTCTATTTTGAAGATCAAAACAAAGATACTTTATTGAGCGGCAAACGATTGGAAGTGGATATTGACTTGTTCAAACTCTTAAGCAACGAAGTCGAAATCAACTCTGTTGCACTCGAAAATGTAACCGCAAATATCTCCCGAAATAAAGATTCTGTATTTAATTTTGACTACATCATTAAAGCTTTTGCCTCGACTGAACCCAAAAAACCAGACAGTAAACCTTTTGTGATTTCAGTGGTGAATGTCGATTTAAAGAATATTAAATTCCAATTCAAAGACGATTTATCCAAGAATGACATCAAGGTAAAACTCGATAAATTTGCAACTCAATTCAAAAAATTCGATTTAGACAAAATGGATTTCAACATTCCAAATATCGATTTGCAAGGATTAAAAGTCGTTTTAAATCAGGATTTAGTCGAAAAAATTGCGGAAGTTTCCGTTAAAACTGCTGATACGATTGCCAAAAGAAGTGATTTCAATTTAGAATTAAACGAAATTAGTTTATCTAAAATCGCCATTTTATACGACAATAAAGATTCTAAAATGAATTCGGGTTTAACTTTAGGAAGTCTAAAACTGTTGGTCAATGATTTGGATATCCAAAATCAAAAGTTTGATTTCAAATCTTTTGAAGTTAAAAACCTAAAAGGAAATTTGTTGTTTGGCAAAAAAGATACGCCTATAAAAACACCCAATTTAGACTCGACTTCGCTTCCAAAACAAAGCTGGAAAGTCAAATTAGCAAAGCTCGATTTGCAAAATATTGCTTTTCAATTTGATGACATGCAATCGCCAGCACTAAAAAACGGTATCGATTACAGCCATCTTAATTTGAATAGTTTGAACACGAAAGCGGAACAAATTTATTATGGAAATGACACGATTTCTGGAAACCTAAAATCGTTAACCGTAAATGAAAAAAGCGGATTGAAAATTCAACAACTCAAAACCCAATTTTTTTATGGACCAAAACAGGCTTATCTCAAGAATTTATATCTAAAAACCCCTCAAACACTTTTACAAGATCAAATAAAAGTGAACTATCAATCTATTGCATCGATTTCGAAAAACACTGGCGATTTGGGAATTCAAGCCAATATGAATCAGGCAAAAATTGGGTTCAAAGATATTTTGCTTTTTGCACCTCAACTTCAAAAAACAAATCCTTTTAATTCTAATCCGAATGCGGTTTTATACATCAATTCTCGTTTGAATGGAAAGATAAAAGACTTGACGATTCCGTATTTTCAAATACAAGGAATTGGTTCTACAAAAATTTCTGTTTCAGGAAAAATCAAAGGCTTACCCGATGTTGAAAAAGCTTTTTTTGATTTGGATATCAAAAACCTAACAACTTCATCAAAAGATATTATTTCTTTTGTCCCTGCTAATACTTTACCTAAAACCATTCGACTACCAGAGCAATTGCAACTCAAGGGAAATTTCAAAGGTGGTATCGCAAATTTCAAAACCAAACTAGCTTTGAACAGCAATTACGGCAAAGCCAATGTTGATGCTTTGTTCGACAATAGCGTTAAAAACCGTGAAAAATACGATGCTACAATTTCGTTTCAGGATTTTAATTTAGGACGATTAATCCAAAATGATTCATTAGGCAAAATCACGCTAAATACAAAAGTCAAAGGACAAGGATTGAATCCTCAAACCGCTAATGCACAATTAGAAGCTATTGTCAAAAAAGCGGATTTCAACAAATATATTTATTCTAATATTTCTTTAAAAGGTGCTATTGCCAAAGGTAATTTCAATGTGAAAGCGAATAGCAATGATCCGAATTTAAAATTTTTACTTGCTGCTAATGGCGGCTTCAAAGACAAATATCCAGCGGTAAAATTAAACCTAAACCTAGATATTGCCGATTTAGAAAAACTAAATCTACACGCTGGACCAATGAAAATTAGAGGGAATATTGCCGCTGATATTAGCAACAGCAATCCTGACTATTTGAACGGAAAAATAGCCACATCCAATATTCAAATTTTGCAAGATGCCGATCCAATTGTTTTAGATTCCATTAAAATTGTCGCTTTTTCGGATGCAACTAAAAACAACATCAAAATCAGTTCTCAATTTATAAAAGCCGAAATTGATGGAAAATACAAACTCACCACTTTGGCTGATGCCATTCAAAATTCAGTTTCAAAATACATCAACATTCAAGACAGAAAACCAAAAACTAATGCTCAAAATCAACGTTTGACTTTCAATATTTCGGTTCAAAACGATCCTATTTTGCACCAATTGGTTCCAAAATTGACAGGATTAGAACCCATAACAATTTCTGGAAGGTATAATTCTGTTGGTGACACCCTTATCGTAAAAGGAGCAATTCCAAGAATTATTTATGCCAATAACACGATTTCTGACGGTAAAATAAATATGGAAACCAAAGAAAAAGCCTTGGAATATCAAGTTTCAGTAGGTACTATTGAAGGCGGGCAATTTAAAATTCCATTTACCAACTTATCTGGAAAAGCAGAAAACAACATTCTTACCTATGCTTTGCAAGTGAAAGATGCCGACCAGAAAGATCAATATTTTATCGCTGGAGAATTACTTCATCAAGATGCAAAAAATGTAGTAAAATTAAATCCTGAAAATTTAGTTTTAAACTATGACAAATGGAATATTAACGCAGATAATTCGATTGAATTTGGCGATAAAAGACTTTATATCAATAAATTTTTTTTAGATAATTCAGGTAATGAACTTAAAATTCAATCGCAAGGCAATCAGAACAATGCGCCATTAAAAGTAGATTTTGTCAATTTCAAAATCGAAACTATTTTGAATATGGTTAAAAAAGAAAAACTTTTGATGGATGGTTTAATAAATGGTTCGGCAGTAATTGATAATGTGGTGACCAACCCTACTTTCACTTCGGATTTGACAATTGATAAATTTGTTTTTCAGGGAGAAGCTGTTGGCGATATCAGTCTAAAAATTGACAATAAAACCGCCAATGTACTTTCGGCAAATATGAAGCTTTCAGGCGAAGGAAACGACCTTGAACTATTAGGAAAATACATAACCGACAACGGAAATTTCGATTTGAATTTAGACATTAATCAATTAAACATCAAAAGTATTCAAGGCTTTTCGATGGGCAATATTTCGGAAGGAAAAGGAACTTTATCAGGACAATTTAAAATCACTGGAACGACTGCTGAACCTAAAGTGAATGGCGAATTATTGTTTAAGGACGCTGGTTTTAGAGTTACAAAACTGAATTCTTTTTTCAACATCAATGACGAAAAAATTGCTTTAAGCAATGAAACTATCAACTTTGATAATTTTACTTTAACGGACGAAAACAAAAACGAATTGAGTGTAAACGGAAAAATAATTTCTAAAAATTTTACGGATTATCAATTTGATTTGGCTGTAAAAGCAGATGATTTCAGAGCCATAAACTCTACAGCTGCAGATAATGAAATGTTCTACGGCGATTTATTTTTGGATACTAAATTAAAGATTGAAGGAACACTCGAAAACCCTATCGTTAAAGGAAATATCACCATTAATGAGGAAACTAAATTTTCTGTTGTTCTTCCGCAATCCGATCCGTCGATTGTAGATAGAGAAGGCATTGTTGAATTTGTAGATGAAGACAATGTGTATCTGAAACAAACCGTGAATTTGCAAAACAAACTCAATCAATCGCAATTAATTGGAATGGATGTGGCAGTCACGATTTCTATCGACAAAGAAGCCGAACTTACTTTGGTTATCGACAAAGGCAATGGCGATTACTTGAATTTGAAAGGTGAAGCAGAACTTTCTGGCGGAATTGATCCTTCTGGAAAAACTACTTTGACAGGGAAATACGAGTTTAGTGATGGTGCTTATGAAATGAATTTCAACATGATTCGACGAAAATTTGATATTCAAAAAGGCAGTTATATCATTTGGAATGGCGAGCCGACTATGGCAAATGTCAATATTACGGCAGTCTATAATATCAATACCGCTCCTTTGGATTTATTGGGCGATCAATTGGGAACTGTTACTCCCGAAGTGAGAAATACCTACAAACAGAAGATTCCTTTTCAAACTTTATTGAAGATGAATGGCGAATTATTGAAGCCTGAAATTAGTTTTGACATTGTTTTACCCGATGGTAATTACGGCGTTTCATCAGATATTATTACTACTTCACAAGGAAAATTGGAGCAATTAAGACAAGATCCATCAGAATTGAACAAACAAGTTTTTGCACTCTTATTACTGAACAGATTTGTGGGAGAAAATCCTTTTGCCAGTGAAAGTGGTAGTACGAGTGCCGAATATCTCGCTCGACAAAGTGCTAGCAAAATCCTTTCGCAACAGCTAAATGATATGGCTGGTGATTTAATAAGTGGAGTGCAACTGGAATTTGATTTAGAATCGACAGAAGATTTTACTTCAGGTGCCAAAGAAACCAGAACCGATTTGAATGTTGGCATTTCTAAAAAACTTTTGAATGACCGATTGAAAGTAACTGTAGGCAGTAGTTTTGGTGTAGAGGGAGACGAACGAGCCAATGAAGATGCCGCTAATATTGCTGGAGATGCCTCATTAGAATACCAATTGAGCAAAGATGGGCGATACATGATTCGAGTGTATCGAAAAAACGAATACCAAGTTGCCATTCAAGGAGAAGTGGTAGAAACGGGTGCTGTTTTTGTCATCACGATGGAGTACAATCATTTCAGAGAGCTTTTCAAAAAAAGTGCTGAAGAAATTGAAATTACCAAAAAAGAAAAACTGCAAAAAGAGAAAAAGAAAGCAGAGAAAAAGAAAGCAGAGAAAGAGAAGCAAAAAAAGAAAGAAAACCAATGAAAATGAACTATTCAAAATATCTTTTGCTATGGTGCTGCTTCTTTATTTTAGGATGCAGCAATACTAAATATTTGCCCAAAGGCGATTTGTTATATACAGATGGTTCGGTAAAAATTGAGGATTCAATTATCAAAAGAAAAGACCGA from Flavobacterium eburneipallidum includes these protein-coding regions:
- a CDS encoding translocation/assembly module TamB domain-containing protein; protein product: MSPKLLLLAKKALRILLWCTVAIVGFLLLLIVLIQVPAVQNFAKDKAITYLNNKIKTKTTLDRIAISFPKNIVLEGFYFEDQNKDTLLSGKRLEVDIDLFKLLSNEVEINSVALENVTANISRNKDSVFNFDYIIKAFASTEPKKPDSKPFVISVVNVDLKNIKFQFKDDLSKNDIKVKLDKFATQFKKFDLDKMDFNIPNIDLQGLKVVLNQDLVEKIAEVSVKTADTIAKRSDFNLELNEISLSKIAILYDNKDSKMNSGLTLGSLKLLVNDLDIQNQKFDFKSFEVKNLKGNLLFGKKDTPIKTPNLDSTSLPKQSWKVKLAKLDLQNIAFQFDDMQSPALKNGIDYSHLNLNSLNTKAEQIYYGNDTISGNLKSLTVNEKSGLKIQQLKTQFFYGPKQAYLKNLYLKTPQTLLQDQIKVNYQSIASISKNTGDLGIQANMNQAKIGFKDILLFAPQLQKTNPFNSNPNAVLYINSRLNGKIKDLTIPYFQIQGIGSTKISVSGKIKGLPDVEKAFFDLDIKNLTTSSKDIISFVPANTLPKTIRLPEQLQLKGNFKGGIANFKTKLALNSNYGKANVDALFDNSVKNREKYDATISFQDFNLGRLIQNDSLGKITLNTKVKGQGLNPQTANAQLEAIVKKADFNKYIYSNISLKGAIAKGNFNVKANSNDPNLKFLLAANGGFKDKYPAVKLNLNLDIADLEKLNLHAGPMKIRGNIAADISNSNPDYLNGKIATSNIQILQDADPIVLDSIKIVAFSDATKNNIKISSQFIKAEIDGKYKLTTLADAIQNSVSKYINIQDRKPKTNAQNQRLTFNISVQNDPILHQLVPKLTGLEPITISGRYNSVGDTLIVKGAIPRIIYANNTISDGKINMETKEKALEYQVSVGTIEGGQFKIPFTNLSGKAENNILTYALQVKDADQKDQYFIAGELLHQDAKNVVKLNPENLVLNYDKWNINADNSIEFGDKRLYINKFFLDNSGNELKIQSQGNQNNAPLKVDFVNFKIETILNMVKKEKLLMDGLINGSAVIDNVVTNPTFTSDLTIDKFVFQGEAVGDISLKIDNKTANVLSANMKLSGEGNDLELLGKYITDNGNFDLNLDINQLNIKSIQGFSMGNISEGKGTLSGQFKITGTTAEPKVNGELLFKDAGFRVTKLNSFFNINDEKIALSNETINFDNFTLTDENKNELSVNGKIISKNFTDYQFDLAVKADDFRAINSTAADNEMFYGDLFLDTKLKIEGTLENPIVKGNITINEETKFSVVLPQSDPSIVDREGIVEFVDEDNVYLKQTVNLQNKLNQSQLIGMDVAVTISIDKEAELTLVIDKGNGDYLNLKGEAELSGGIDPSGKTTLTGKYEFSDGAYEMNFNMIRRKFDIQKGSYIIWNGEPTMANVNITAVYNINTAPLDLLGDQLGTVTPEVRNTYKQKIPFQTLLKMNGELLKPEISFDIVLPDGNYGVSSDIITTSQGKLEQLRQDPSELNKQVFALLLLNRFVGENPFASESGSTSAEYLARQSASKILSQQLNDMAGDLISGVQLEFDLESTEDFTSGAKETRTDLNVGISKKLLNDRLKVTVGSSFGVEGDERANEDAANIAGDASLEYQLSKDGRYMIRVYRKNEYQVAIQGEVVETGAVFVITMEYNHFRELFKKSAEEIEITKKEKLQKEKKKAEKKKAEKEKQKKKENQ